The following proteins come from a genomic window of Trifolium pratense cultivar HEN17-A07 linkage group LG4, ARS_RC_1.1, whole genome shotgun sequence:
- the LOC123924653 gene encoding shewanella-like protein phosphatase 2, with translation MENEKQNSFCKRVPNLLSSFVDTFVDFSVSGGIFLPPPPSSPPPPLPTRLPSPQRLIAIGDLHGDLKKTKEALRIAGLIDDSDKYIGGSSTVVQVGDVLDRGGDEIKILYLLEKLKREAAIQGGRFITMNGNHEIMNVEGDFRFATKSGVDEFRVWLKWFREGNKMKSLCKDLEPPLDPLDGVHVVFRGARREFHDGLRARVAALRPNGPISRRFFTQNVTVLVVGDSIFVHGGLLQEHVDYGLEKINSEVIDWVNGNYGNRLSPGYCRGRNAVVWLRKFSDGNCDCSSLEHVLSTIPGVKRMIMGHTIQRGGINGVCGNKAIRIDVGMSKGCGGGLPEVLEIDRVSGVNILTSNSLYHQDVDVGKVEEGLGSLINNDQDVRPRQVEVKA, from the coding sequence ATGGAAAACGAAAAACAAAACTCATTCTGCAAACGAGTTCCCAATCTTCTATCTTCTTTCGTCGATACATTCGTTGACTTTTCAGTCAGCGGCGGAATCTTCCTCCCACCACCGCCGTCATCTCCGCCACCTCCACTCCCCACTCGACTACCCTCCCCGCAACGTCTTATTGCCATCGGCGATCTCCATGGCGACCtcaagaaaacaaaagaagCTCTCCGAATCGCCGGATTAATCGACGATTCCGATAAATACATCGGAGGTTCATCCACCGTAGTTCAAGTCGGCGATGTCCTCGACCGCGGCGGTGACGAAATCAAAATCCTGTACCTCTTAGAAAAACTGAAACGCGAAGCAGCAATTCAAGGCGGAAGATTCATCACCATGAATGGAAACCACGAGATCATGAACGTTGAAGGTGATTTCCGTTTCGCGACGAAATCAGGCGTTGATGAATTTAGGGTTTGGTTGAAATGGTTTCGTGAAGGTAACAAGATGAAGAGTCTCTGCAAAGATTTGGAACCACCGTTAGATCCGTTGGATGGTGTACACGTGGTGTTTCGTGGTGCGAGGAGAGAGTTTCATGATGGGCTTAGGGCTAGGGTTGCTGCATTAAGACCTAATGGCCCAATTTCTAGAAGGTTCTTCACACAAAACGTTACTGTTTTGGTTGTTGGTGATTCGATTTTTGTTCATGGTGGTTTGTTGCAAGAACATGTTGATTATGGATTGGAGAAGATTAATAGTGAGGTTATTGATTGGGTTAATGGTAATTATGGTAATCGGTTGTCACCGGGTTATTGTCGTGGGAGGAATGCAGTTGTTTGGCTTAGGAAATTTTCTGATGGGAATTGTGATTGTTCGAGTCTTGAGCATGTTTTGTCAACGATTCCGGGTGTTAAGAGGATGATTATGGGGCATACCATTCAGAGGGGAGGGATTAATGGCGTTTGCGGAAATAAGGCTATTCGAATTGATGTTGGTATGTCGAAAGGTTGTGGTGGTGGTTTGCCTGAGGTTTTGGAGATTGATAGGGTTTCTGGGGTGAACATATTGACATCAAATTCTTTATATCATCAAGATGTTGATGTTGGGAAGGTGGAAGAAGGGCTTGGATCGTTGATTAATAATGATCAAGATGTTAGACCTAGACAAGTGGAAGTTAAAGCTTAA
- the LOC123924652 gene encoding DExH-box ATP-dependent RNA helicase DExH9 isoform X1 produces the protein MGSLKRKTPEEPSTTSTTSQIQQHECVHEVSYPHGYVQASSSTSDSSQTKDPAKKFPFTLDPFQSQAITCLENSQSVMVSAHTSAGKTVVALYAIAMSLRNGQRVIYTSPIKALSNQKYREFKEEFSDVGLMTGDVTIDPNASCLVMTTEIWRSMQYKGSEVTREVAWIIFDEVHYMRDRERGVVWEESIVMSPKNARFVFLSATVPNAKEFADWVAKVHQQPCHIVYTDYRPTPLQHYIFPSGSEGLYLVVDEKGKFREDSFQKALNALVPAADGDRKKENAKWQKGLVLGKAAEESDIFKMVKMIIQRQYDPVILFSFSKRECEFLAMQMAKMDLNGDIEKDNIEKIFWCAMDMLSDDDKKLPQVSNMLPLLKRGIGVHHSGLLPILKEVIEILFQEGLIKCLFATETFSIGLNMPAKTVVFTNVRKFDGDKFRWITSGEYIQMSGRAGRRGIDDRGVCILMIDEKMEPSTAKSMVKGAADSLNSAFHLSYNMILNQMRSEDGDPENLLRNSFFQFQADRAIPDLEKQIKAFEEERESIVIEEEDSLKDYYNLLEQLRSFNKEVRDIVLLPKHCLPFLQPGRLVSIQCTSSDEDISPIFIEDQLTWGLIINFERIKGVSEDDASIKPEDASYKVDILTRCVVRKDKLGKKSVEIVPLKEHGEPIVVSIPISQINTISSLRLYIPKDLLPLEARENTLKKVMETLSRFSEKGLPRLDPEEDMKIQSSSYKKASRRIEALERLFEKHEIAKSPLIKQKIKVFQRKQELTAKIKSIKKTLRSSTTLAFKDELKARKRVLRRLGYATSDNVVDLKGKVACEISSADELTLTELMFNGVFKDIKVEELISLLSCFVWQEKINDAPKPREELDLLYSQLQDTARRVAQLQLECKVQIDVETFVKSFRPDIMEVVYAWAKGSKFYEIMEITQVFEGSLIRAIRRLEEVLQQLIEAAKSIGETELEEKFEEAVSKIKRDIVFAASLYL, from the exons atggGTTCGTTGAAGAGAAAAACACCGGAAGAACcatcaacaacatcaacaacttCACAAATTCAACAACATGAATGTGTTCATGAAGTATCGTATCCACATGGCTACGTTCAAGCTTCGTCTTCAACTTCTGATTCATCTCAAACAAAAGACCCTGCAAAGAAATTCCCTTTTACACTTGACCCCTTTCAATCTCAAGCTATTACTTGTCTTGAAAACTCTCAATCTGTTATG GTTTCTGCACATACATCTGCTGGGAAAACTGTTGTGGCGTTATATGCAATTGCTATGTCGCTTCGAAATGGACAACGTGTTATCTACACTTCACCTATTAAGGCACTTAGTAATCAGAAGTATAGAGAATTTAAAGAAGAGTTTTCTGATGTTGGTTTGATGACTGGTGATGTTACCATTGATCCCAATGCTTCTTGCTTG GTCATGACTACGGAAATTTGGCGTAGTATGCAATACAAAGGGTCTGAGGTCACCAGGGAGGTGGCTTGGATAATTTTTGATGAGGTGCATTACATGCGTGATCGCGAAAGGGGTGTGGTTTGGGAAGAGAGCATTGTTATGTCGCCAAAGAATGCCCGTTTTGTCTTCCTATCTGCCACTGTCCCTAATGCCAAGGAATTTGCTGATTGGGTGGCAAAG GTGCACCAACAACCTTGTCATATTGTTTATACAGATTACCGGCCAACTCCCCTTCAACATTATATTTTTCCTTCTGGAAGCGAGGGTCTGTACTTGGTTGTTGACGAAAAGGGAAAATTTCGCGAAGACAGCTTTCAGAAAGCTTTGAATGCTCTTGTTCCTGCTGCTGATGGTGATAGGAAAAAAGAAAACGCCAAGTGGCAAAAAGGTTTGGTGCTGGGCAAGGCTGCTGAAGAAAGCGACATATTCAAGATGGTGAAAATGATCATCCAACGTCAATACGATCCCGTTATACTGTTCAGCTTTAGCAAGAGGGAGTGTGAATTTCTTGCAATGCAG ATGGCAAAAATGGATCTTAATGGGGATATAGAGAAGGACAAcatagaaaaaatattttggtgTGCTATGGATATGCTTTCAGATGATGATAAGAAGCTGCCCCAG GTTTCAAACATGCTCCCCTTGCTGAAACGGGGAATTGGAGTGCATCACTCTGGATTACTCCCAATTCTAAAGGAAGTGATTGAGATCTTATTTCAAGAAGGACTAATCAAG TGTTTGTTTGCCACAGAGACCTTCAGTATTGGTTTGAACATGCCTGCAAAAACTGTAGTTTTTACAAATGTCCGAAAATTTGATGGGGACAAGTTTAGGTGGATAACCAGTGGAGAATATATACAAATGAGTGGTCGTGCTGGTCGACGAGGTATTGATGACCGGGGAGTATGTATCCTCATGATTGATGAGAAGATGGAGCCTTCTACTGCTAAATCAATGGTTAAAGGAGCAGCTGATAGTTTAAACAG TGCCTTTCATTTAAGCTACAACATGATTTTGAACCAAATGCGCTCTGAAGATGGTGATCCTGAAAATTTACTCCGTAATTCTTTTTTCCAGTTCCAAGCTGATCGTGCCATTCCCGACCTTGAG AAACAAATAAAAGCTTTCGAAGAAGAAAGGGAATCAATTGTTATCGAAGAAGAAGACAGTTTGAAGGATTATTACAATCTGCTGGAGCAGCTTAGAAGTTTTAATAAGGAGGTTCGTGACATTGTGTTATTGCCAAAGCACTGTTTGCCTTTTTTACAGCCTGGGAGGCTTGTTTCTATCCAATGCACTTCAAGCGATGAGGATATTTCTCCCATTTTTATTGAGGATCAGTTGACTTGGGGATTGATCATTAATTTTGAAAGGATTAAGGGTGTTTCTGAAG ATGATGCAAGCATAAAGCCAGAAGATGCATCATACAAAGTTGATATTCTTACAAGATGTGTGGTGAGGAAAGATAAACTTGGAAAAAAATCTGTTGAGATTGTTCCTCTGAAAGAACATGGAGAACCTATAGTTGTTTCCATTCCTATCTCTCAG ATCAATACAATTAGCAGCCTGCGTCTATACATACCAAAGGATCTTTTGCCATTGGAAGCTCGAGAAAACACACTGAAAAAAGTTATGGAAACACTTTCTAGATTTAGTGAAAAGGGATTGCCACGTCTAGATCCCGAAGAAGACATGAAG ATTCAAAGTAGCTCGTACAAGAAAGCATCCCGTAGAATAGAGGCTTTGGAGAGGCTATTTGAAAAGCATGAAATTGCGAAGTCACCTCTTATAAAGCAGAAGATAAAAGTTTTTCAAAGGAAGCAAGAGCTGACGGCAAAAATAAAGTCCATTAAGAAAACATTAAGATCATCTACTACTCTGGCATTCAAGGATGAACTCAAGGCAAGAAAGAGGGTTCTTCGGAGGCTAGG ATATGCTACAAGTGACAACGTGGTGGACTTGAAAGGCAAGGTTGCTTGTGAAATTAGTAGTGCAGATGAATTGACCTTAACAGAACTCATGTTCAATGGTGTTTTCAAGGACATAAAGGTGGAGGAGCTGATTTCTCTCTTGTCTTGTTTTGTCTGGCAAGAAAAAATCAACGATGCTCCCAAACCTCGCGAAGAACTTGATCTACTCTATTCGCAATTACAAGACACTGCCCGGAGAGTTGCCCAGCTTCAGCTTGAATGCAAG gtGCAAATTGATGTTGAAACTTTTGTAAAGTCATTTAGGCCTGACATTATGGAGGTTGTGTATGCTTGGGCGAAAGGTTCAAAGTTCTATGAGATCATGGAGATTACACAAGTTTTTGAAGGTAGCTTGATTAGAGCAATTAGAAGACTTGAGGAAGTTCTTCAGCAGTTAATAGAAGCAGCTAAGTCAATTGGAGAAACTGAGCTTGAGGAGAAGTTTGAGGAGGCTGTGTCCAAAATCAAGAGGGACATTGTCTTTGCAGCATCCTTGTATTTGTAG
- the LOC123924652 gene encoding DExH-box ATP-dependent RNA helicase DExH9 isoform X2 — MGSLKRKTPEEPSTTSTTSQIQQHECVHEVSYPHGYVQASSSTSDSSQTKDPAKKFPFTLDPFQSQAITCLENSQSVMVSAHTSAGKTVVALYAIAMSLRNGQRVIYTSPIKALSNQKYREFKEEFSDVGLMTGDVTIDPNASCLVMTTEIWRSMQYKGSEVTREVAWIIFDEVHYMRDRERGVVWEESIVMSPKNARFVFLSATVPNAKEFADWVAKVHQQPCHIVYTDYRPTPLQHYIFPSGSEGLYLVVDEKGKFREDSFQKALNALVPAADGDRKKENAKWQKGLVLGKAAEESDIFKMVKMIIQRQYDPVILFSFSKRECEFLAMQVSNMLPLLKRGIGVHHSGLLPILKEVIEILFQEGLIKCLFATETFSIGLNMPAKTVVFTNVRKFDGDKFRWITSGEYIQMSGRAGRRGIDDRGVCILMIDEKMEPSTAKSMVKGAADSLNSAFHLSYNMILNQMRSEDGDPENLLRNSFFQFQADRAIPDLEKQIKAFEEERESIVIEEEDSLKDYYNLLEQLRSFNKEVRDIVLLPKHCLPFLQPGRLVSIQCTSSDEDISPIFIEDQLTWGLIINFERIKGVSEDDASIKPEDASYKVDILTRCVVRKDKLGKKSVEIVPLKEHGEPIVVSIPISQINTISSLRLYIPKDLLPLEARENTLKKVMETLSRFSEKGLPRLDPEEDMKIQSSSYKKASRRIEALERLFEKHEIAKSPLIKQKIKVFQRKQELTAKIKSIKKTLRSSTTLAFKDELKARKRVLRRLGYATSDNVVDLKGKVACEISSADELTLTELMFNGVFKDIKVEELISLLSCFVWQEKINDAPKPREELDLLYSQLQDTARRVAQLQLECKVQIDVETFVKSFRPDIMEVVYAWAKGSKFYEIMEITQVFEGSLIRAIRRLEEVLQQLIEAAKSIGETELEEKFEEAVSKIKRDIVFAASLYL, encoded by the exons atggGTTCGTTGAAGAGAAAAACACCGGAAGAACcatcaacaacatcaacaacttCACAAATTCAACAACATGAATGTGTTCATGAAGTATCGTATCCACATGGCTACGTTCAAGCTTCGTCTTCAACTTCTGATTCATCTCAAACAAAAGACCCTGCAAAGAAATTCCCTTTTACACTTGACCCCTTTCAATCTCAAGCTATTACTTGTCTTGAAAACTCTCAATCTGTTATG GTTTCTGCACATACATCTGCTGGGAAAACTGTTGTGGCGTTATATGCAATTGCTATGTCGCTTCGAAATGGACAACGTGTTATCTACACTTCACCTATTAAGGCACTTAGTAATCAGAAGTATAGAGAATTTAAAGAAGAGTTTTCTGATGTTGGTTTGATGACTGGTGATGTTACCATTGATCCCAATGCTTCTTGCTTG GTCATGACTACGGAAATTTGGCGTAGTATGCAATACAAAGGGTCTGAGGTCACCAGGGAGGTGGCTTGGATAATTTTTGATGAGGTGCATTACATGCGTGATCGCGAAAGGGGTGTGGTTTGGGAAGAGAGCATTGTTATGTCGCCAAAGAATGCCCGTTTTGTCTTCCTATCTGCCACTGTCCCTAATGCCAAGGAATTTGCTGATTGGGTGGCAAAG GTGCACCAACAACCTTGTCATATTGTTTATACAGATTACCGGCCAACTCCCCTTCAACATTATATTTTTCCTTCTGGAAGCGAGGGTCTGTACTTGGTTGTTGACGAAAAGGGAAAATTTCGCGAAGACAGCTTTCAGAAAGCTTTGAATGCTCTTGTTCCTGCTGCTGATGGTGATAGGAAAAAAGAAAACGCCAAGTGGCAAAAAGGTTTGGTGCTGGGCAAGGCTGCTGAAGAAAGCGACATATTCAAGATGGTGAAAATGATCATCCAACGTCAATACGATCCCGTTATACTGTTCAGCTTTAGCAAGAGGGAGTGTGAATTTCTTGCAATGCAG GTTTCAAACATGCTCCCCTTGCTGAAACGGGGAATTGGAGTGCATCACTCTGGATTACTCCCAATTCTAAAGGAAGTGATTGAGATCTTATTTCAAGAAGGACTAATCAAG TGTTTGTTTGCCACAGAGACCTTCAGTATTGGTTTGAACATGCCTGCAAAAACTGTAGTTTTTACAAATGTCCGAAAATTTGATGGGGACAAGTTTAGGTGGATAACCAGTGGAGAATATATACAAATGAGTGGTCGTGCTGGTCGACGAGGTATTGATGACCGGGGAGTATGTATCCTCATGATTGATGAGAAGATGGAGCCTTCTACTGCTAAATCAATGGTTAAAGGAGCAGCTGATAGTTTAAACAG TGCCTTTCATTTAAGCTACAACATGATTTTGAACCAAATGCGCTCTGAAGATGGTGATCCTGAAAATTTACTCCGTAATTCTTTTTTCCAGTTCCAAGCTGATCGTGCCATTCCCGACCTTGAG AAACAAATAAAAGCTTTCGAAGAAGAAAGGGAATCAATTGTTATCGAAGAAGAAGACAGTTTGAAGGATTATTACAATCTGCTGGAGCAGCTTAGAAGTTTTAATAAGGAGGTTCGTGACATTGTGTTATTGCCAAAGCACTGTTTGCCTTTTTTACAGCCTGGGAGGCTTGTTTCTATCCAATGCACTTCAAGCGATGAGGATATTTCTCCCATTTTTATTGAGGATCAGTTGACTTGGGGATTGATCATTAATTTTGAAAGGATTAAGGGTGTTTCTGAAG ATGATGCAAGCATAAAGCCAGAAGATGCATCATACAAAGTTGATATTCTTACAAGATGTGTGGTGAGGAAAGATAAACTTGGAAAAAAATCTGTTGAGATTGTTCCTCTGAAAGAACATGGAGAACCTATAGTTGTTTCCATTCCTATCTCTCAG ATCAATACAATTAGCAGCCTGCGTCTATACATACCAAAGGATCTTTTGCCATTGGAAGCTCGAGAAAACACACTGAAAAAAGTTATGGAAACACTTTCTAGATTTAGTGAAAAGGGATTGCCACGTCTAGATCCCGAAGAAGACATGAAG ATTCAAAGTAGCTCGTACAAGAAAGCATCCCGTAGAATAGAGGCTTTGGAGAGGCTATTTGAAAAGCATGAAATTGCGAAGTCACCTCTTATAAAGCAGAAGATAAAAGTTTTTCAAAGGAAGCAAGAGCTGACGGCAAAAATAAAGTCCATTAAGAAAACATTAAGATCATCTACTACTCTGGCATTCAAGGATGAACTCAAGGCAAGAAAGAGGGTTCTTCGGAGGCTAGG ATATGCTACAAGTGACAACGTGGTGGACTTGAAAGGCAAGGTTGCTTGTGAAATTAGTAGTGCAGATGAATTGACCTTAACAGAACTCATGTTCAATGGTGTTTTCAAGGACATAAAGGTGGAGGAGCTGATTTCTCTCTTGTCTTGTTTTGTCTGGCAAGAAAAAATCAACGATGCTCCCAAACCTCGCGAAGAACTTGATCTACTCTATTCGCAATTACAAGACACTGCCCGGAGAGTTGCCCAGCTTCAGCTTGAATGCAAG gtGCAAATTGATGTTGAAACTTTTGTAAAGTCATTTAGGCCTGACATTATGGAGGTTGTGTATGCTTGGGCGAAAGGTTCAAAGTTCTATGAGATCATGGAGATTACACAAGTTTTTGAAGGTAGCTTGATTAGAGCAATTAGAAGACTTGAGGAAGTTCTTCAGCAGTTAATAGAAGCAGCTAAGTCAATTGGAGAAACTGAGCTTGAGGAGAAGTTTGAGGAGGCTGTGTCCAAAATCAAGAGGGACATTGTCTTTGCAGCATCCTTGTATTTGTAG